In Pseudomonas sp. ADAK18, a single window of DNA contains:
- a CDS encoding MFS transporter, which yields MRINPPLVALAIGAFGIGVTEFAPMGMLPSIAADLGVSIPAAGLLVSAYALGVLLGAPLMTLTTGRIPRRYLLIGLMAIFTLGNLMSALATDYYSLMVARVVTSLNHGAFFGVGSIVAASVVAPQKRAGAVAAMFMGLTLATIGGVPLAAWFGELFGWRTAFWGITGLGVVTMVALWFALPNLKAPQSVGVLAEIRVLGRGPVLGALALTVVGSSAMFTVFTYIAPILGNETHASTAYITAMLVLFGVGLTLGNMWGGKAADRSIDRTLIVSLSVLILVLLAFTALMRWPLPAAVAILIWGIASFALVPPLQMRVMEAAKDAPNLASAMNIGAFNFGNAIGAALGGAVINAGLGYPAISLAGAAMAGLGLLMVLAFAWRSRTIAAALV from the coding sequence ATGCGTATCAACCCACCACTTGTCGCACTCGCCATTGGTGCCTTTGGCATCGGCGTTACCGAGTTCGCTCCCATGGGCATGTTGCCGAGCATCGCTGCGGATCTCGGCGTTTCCATTCCAGCCGCAGGTCTGTTGGTCAGTGCTTACGCCCTGGGCGTACTGCTCGGCGCGCCACTGATGACCCTGACCACCGGTAGGATTCCCCGGCGCTATCTGCTGATCGGACTCATGGCGATTTTCACCTTGGGTAATCTGATGTCAGCACTGGCTACCGATTACTACAGCCTCATGGTCGCCAGGGTGGTGACCTCACTGAACCACGGTGCGTTCTTTGGCGTTGGCTCCATCGTCGCCGCCAGCGTGGTCGCCCCGCAGAAACGTGCTGGGGCGGTTGCGGCAATGTTCATGGGCCTGACCCTGGCGACCATCGGAGGTGTGCCGCTGGCCGCCTGGTTTGGCGAACTGTTCGGCTGGCGCACCGCATTCTGGGGTATTACCGGCCTCGGCGTGGTGACCATGGTCGCGTTATGGTTCGCCCTGCCTAACCTGAAGGCGCCGCAAAGCGTCGGTGTACTGGCCGAAATTCGGGTACTGGGTCGTGGTCCGGTGCTGGGGGCGTTAGCCCTGACCGTAGTTGGCTCGAGTGCAATGTTTACCGTCTTCACCTACATCGCGCCGATCCTCGGCAACGAGACCCACGCGTCCACCGCCTACATCACCGCCATGCTGGTGCTGTTCGGTGTGGGGTTGACGCTGGGCAACATGTGGGGCGGCAAGGCCGCCGACCGATCGATTGATCGCACTCTGATCGTCTCGCTGAGCGTGTTGATTCTCGTCTTGCTGGCGTTCACCGCACTGATGCGTTGGCCGCTGCCGGCCGCCGTTGCCATCCTGATATGGGGTATCGCCAGCTTCGCCCTGGTGCCGCCGCTACAGATGCGCGTCATGGAAGCCGCCAAGGACGCACCCAATCTGGCCTCGGCGATGAACATCGGTGCCTTCAACTTCGGCAACGCGATTGGTGCGGCGTTGGGCGGAGCGGTGATCAATGCCGGGCTGGGTTATCCGGCGATCTCCCTGGCCGGAGCGGCAATGGCGGGTCTGGGGCTGCTGATGGTGTTGGCTTTTGCCTGGCGTTCCAGAACGATTGCAGCTGCGCTGGTGTGA
- a CDS encoding LysR family transcriptional regulator, which produces MDFSGRSGEMGVFATVAQEGSLSAAARALGLTPSAVSRIIARTEQRLGTRLLLRTTRAITFTAEGEAFLRGARRILADMAEVEEAIADQGVPRGRLRISAALGHGRLAIVPLVAAFSARYPNIVVDLTLGDEVVDILGGQADVAVRFGHLPDSPLTARRIGDTGQVVVASPEYLQLHGIPQEPEDLLRHNCLRFNFRRAEPNWPFIRGAREFSLKVSGNIECSSGEALAQLARVGAGIARIGEFSVSEDLRRGDLIPLLEAWNPGDQEPIHAVFVGGSAMPARVRLFVDFLMEHHRMQAVASPDPSGGA; this is translated from the coding sequence ATGGATTTCAGCGGAAGGTCAGGTGAAATGGGCGTGTTCGCCACCGTGGCGCAGGAAGGAAGCCTTTCGGCCGCCGCGCGTGCACTGGGGCTGACACCCTCGGCGGTCAGTCGGATCATCGCGCGCACCGAACAACGTCTTGGCACCCGACTGCTGTTGCGTACCACCCGAGCGATTACCTTCACCGCCGAGGGCGAGGCTTTCCTGCGCGGCGCCCGGCGTATCCTGGCTGACATGGCCGAGGTCGAAGAGGCCATTGCCGACCAGGGCGTACCAAGGGGGCGACTGCGGATCAGCGCCGCCCTTGGCCACGGCCGGCTGGCCATCGTTCCCTTGGTGGCAGCATTCAGCGCCCGCTACCCGAACATCGTCGTCGACCTCACGCTCGGCGACGAAGTGGTCGACATTCTCGGCGGCCAGGCCGACGTGGCGGTACGCTTTGGTCATCTGCCTGACAGCCCGCTGACCGCGCGCAGGATCGGCGACACCGGCCAGGTAGTGGTGGCATCGCCCGAGTATCTACAGCTCCACGGCATCCCCCAGGAACCGGAAGACTTGCTACGGCACAACTGCCTACGCTTCAACTTCCGGCGTGCCGAACCCAACTGGCCGTTCATCCGCGGCGCAAGAGAGTTTTCCCTGAAGGTCAGTGGCAACATCGAATGCAGCAGTGGTGAAGCACTGGCCCAACTCGCGCGAGTAGGTGCCGGCATTGCGCGTATCGGCGAATTCAGCGTGAGCGAGGACCTGCGGCGCGGCGACCTGATACCGCTGCTGGAAGCCTGGAACCCCGGTGACCAGGAACCCATTCATGCGGTGTTCGTAGGTGGCTCGGCAATGCCGGCGCGGGTGCGGTTATTCGTGGACTTCTTGATGGAACATCACCGGATGCAAGCGGTGGCGTCACCTGATCCTTCCGGGGGCGCGTGA
- a CDS encoding GFA family protein: MTDIFQGSCLCGAVKYEIQSRPKALTHCHCNQCRKSHGAAFASYGSVLRSDLHLVQGAESIKSYQSSESVLRQFCAECGSSLFWSRSQGEFAEWISIAMGTLDSTFTADKQKHIEVESKATWYEWPPSQ, encoded by the coding sequence ATGACCGACATCTTTCAGGGCAGTTGCCTTTGCGGCGCCGTCAAATACGAAATCCAGTCACGACCCAAAGCCCTCACTCACTGCCATTGCAATCAATGCCGCAAAAGCCATGGCGCCGCGTTTGCCAGCTATGGCAGTGTATTGCGTAGCGATCTGCATCTTGTCCAAGGTGCCGAGAGCATCAAGTCGTACCAGTCCTCTGAATCCGTACTTCGCCAGTTCTGCGCCGAATGCGGCTCATCGTTGTTCTGGTCAAGAAGCCAAGGGGAATTCGCCGAGTGGATCTCGATAGCGATGGGCACTCTGGACTCCACGTTCACTGCCGACAAGCAGAAGCACATAGAGGTGGAATCCAAGGCAACATGGTATGAATGGCCACCGTCCCAGTGA
- a CDS encoding alpha/beta fold hydrolase: MKTALAALLLICLTTHAFADDSPIGFQASTLPDAHNERPLEMVVWYPSTTAAAPQLIADNPVFVGVLAVQNAPAAAGEHPLIVLSHGFQGNWGKQAWLASALAHQGYIVAAVNHPGTTSQDRSPQAAAQLWLRPADISRAIDAVMAQPEQFGKIAKRRIAVVGHSLGGWTALEIAGARFDPERFAEDCKVHPELASCTVYQQMNPASTPASKARLAADLSDKRVTAIVSLDLGLSRGLTDESLAVLPVPALVIAAGMPSKELPAQLESADLAKRLPHASTRYVEINDASHFSFMSVCKPGAMAMLEEEVPGDGIICTDGDGARPREVIQQQITALITEFLAQSLPN; this comes from the coding sequence TTGAAAACAGCTCTCGCCGCCCTGCTTCTGATCTGCCTGACCACCCACGCATTCGCCGACGATAGCCCTATCGGGTTCCAGGCCTCGACACTGCCTGACGCGCACAATGAGCGCCCGCTGGAGATGGTCGTCTGGTACCCCAGTACAACCGCCGCCGCGCCACAGTTGATCGCCGACAATCCAGTGTTTGTCGGAGTCCTTGCCGTCCAAAACGCGCCAGCGGCTGCCGGTGAACATCCGTTGATCGTGCTCTCCCACGGTTTCCAAGGTAATTGGGGCAAACAGGCGTGGCTGGCCAGTGCGCTGGCTCATCAGGGTTACATCGTGGCGGCGGTCAACCACCCCGGCACCACCAGCCAGGACCGCAGCCCTCAAGCCGCGGCACAGTTATGGCTGCGACCTGCCGACATCAGCAGGGCCATCGATGCAGTCATGGCCCAACCGGAACAATTTGGCAAGATCGCGAAGCGTCGAATTGCGGTAGTGGGCCACTCACTCGGCGGCTGGACCGCCCTGGAAATCGCCGGCGCACGTTTCGACCCCGAGCGTTTTGCCGAGGACTGCAAGGTCCACCCAGAGTTGGCCAGTTGCACCGTTTACCAACAGATGAACCCCGCCAGCACCCCGGCATCGAAGGCCCGGTTGGCCGCCGACTTGAGCGATAAACGCGTGACCGCCATTGTTTCATTGGACCTGGGCCTATCACGCGGGCTGACCGATGAAAGCCTTGCAGTGCTGCCGGTGCCGGCGCTGGTGATCGCGGCGGGAATGCCGTCTAAAGAGCTTCCCGCTCAGTTGGAATCCGCTGATTTGGCCAAACGGCTGCCCCACGCTTCAACGCGTTATGTCGAGATCAACGACGCCAGCCACTTCAGCTTTATGTCGGTGTGCAAGCCCGGCGCGATGGCGATGCTCGAAGAAGAGGTGCCAGGCGATGGCATCATCTGCACAGATGGCGACGGCGCTCGGCCACGCGAGGTGATCCAGCAACAGATTACAGCGCTGATCACCGAGTTTCTGGCGCAATCACTGCCCAACTAA
- the gspF gene encoding type II secretion system inner membrane protein GspF translates to MNRYRYEAADATGKLESGHLEADSQSGAFANLRSRGLTALLVQVEDNHPTANAGGLFSAKLSDNDLAWATRQLASLLGASLPLEAALSATVEQAERKHIAQILSGVRADVRSGMRLADALAARPRDFPSIYRALIAAGEESGDLAQVMERLADYIEERNNLRGKILTAFIYPGVVGLVSIGIVIFLLSYVVPQVVSAFSQARQDLPGLTLAMLNASDFIRAWGWLCFAVLVGGFWSWRLYLRNPVARLSWHSRVLRLPLIGRFVLGLNTARFASTLAILGGAGVPLLRALEAARQTLSNDRLSQCVTDATAKVREGVNLAQALAVEKVFPPVLIHLIASGEKTGSLPPMLERAAQTLSRDIERRAMGMTALLEPLMIVVMGAVVLVIVMAVLLPIIEINQLVT, encoded by the coding sequence ATGAATCGCTACCGTTATGAAGCCGCCGATGCCACCGGCAAACTCGAATCCGGCCACCTGGAAGCCGACAGCCAGAGCGGCGCCTTTGCCAACCTGCGCAGCCGGGGCTTGACCGCCTTGTTGGTGCAGGTTGAGGACAACCACCCGACGGCCAATGCGGGTGGACTGTTCAGTGCCAAGCTGTCGGACAACGACCTGGCCTGGGCCACCCGTCAACTGGCTAGTTTGCTGGGGGCCAGCCTGCCGCTGGAGGCGGCCCTCAGTGCCACGGTGGAGCAGGCCGAGCGTAAGCACATCGCGCAGATCCTCAGTGGCGTGCGCGCCGATGTGCGCAGCGGCATGCGCCTGGCCGACGCCTTGGCGGCGCGGCCTCGGGATTTTCCGTCGATCTACCGGGCGCTGATCGCAGCGGGGGAGGAGTCCGGCGACCTGGCTCAGGTCATGGAGCGCCTGGCGGACTACATCGAGGAGCGCAACAATTTGCGGGGCAAGATCCTTACGGCGTTCATCTATCCGGGGGTGGTTGGGCTGGTATCCATCGGTATTGTGATCTTCCTGTTGAGCTACGTGGTGCCGCAGGTGGTCAGCGCATTCTCCCAGGCGCGCCAGGACCTGCCCGGGCTGACGTTGGCGATGCTCAATGCCAGCGACTTTATCCGCGCCTGGGGCTGGTTGTGTTTTGCCGTACTGGTGGGCGGCTTCTGGAGTTGGCGCCTGTACCTGCGTAACCCGGTGGCGCGCTTGAGCTGGCACAGCCGGGTCTTGCGGCTGCCGCTGATTGGGCGCTTTGTGCTGGGCCTCAACACCGCACGGTTTGCCTCCACGCTGGCGATTCTGGGTGGCGCCGGGGTGCCATTGTTGCGGGCGTTGGAGGCGGCGCGCCAGACCTTGTCCAACGACCGCCTGAGCCAATGCGTCACCGATGCCACTGCCAAGGTGCGCGAAGGCGTCAACCTGGCACAAGCCCTGGCGGTGGAGAAGGTGTTCCCGCCGGTGCTGATCCATCTGATCGCCAGCGGCGAAAAAACCGGCTCCTTGCCGCCGATGCTTGAACGCGCCGCGCAAACCCTCTCGCGGGACATCGAGCGGCGGGCCATGGGCATGACGGCATTGCTCGAACCTTTGATGATCGTGGTGATGGGCGCGGTAGTGCTGGTGATCGTCATGGCGGTGTTGTTGCCGATCATCGAGATCAACCAGTTGGTCACTTAG